The nucleotide window CCACTCTGGTTGAATTtggccctgtgctgcctgctcagaTAAGCCTCCAATGGCTGGGCAACTGGTGATCCAGGTGCAGATGTGGACAGGAATTGAGacacagcagcttctccttccTGCCAGCCATCTGTGAGCCTCTAACAGTGGCTCTGCTGTGAGAGCCTGGCTGGGTGTCTTCCCCACCAGCTCTCCTTGAAGAGTGTTCTCAAGTAAAGCAGTGATAACCTGCTTGATACTAACCTGCAATGCCAATATGAGTGCAAGAAAAAGAACCAAAGCATGGCCCAAGTTCTTGAGAGTGTGACATTTGTACCTCTGGGCCACTTGGAGCTTCCTACCTTTGCGAAAGAAAACATTGCCAAATGACCCGTGCGTCTTCTCTGAGTTTTTCTTCATGGACTGGAAGCTGCTCCTCTCTACCACAAGCTGGAGTTCTTCCTCAGTCAGAGGAATTCCGAAAAATGCAGCTATATTTTTCACACCCAGGGCAGGATTCTGGACAGAGGAATGTAACACATGGCTTTCAAACAAATTACACTGATTTCCAAGGTGGTTACACTTCCCTGTATGTCTGCTGGCTGCATACATAGGATATTTATAGAGTTCACTAGGATTAGAATGGTCCAGAGTGTTTCTCTtctccaaaattattttggaggAGATGAGACCAGCTTCCAGTAGATCACAAATTATTATATAAGATTTAAAGGTGAGGAAAATCTACACtgctgaaaatataaaagctccTCCCCAAAAACATTACTGGAGATTTTGATTTACAATTATTTGGGCTTATATcgcagaaaaataaaaagcaaacattaTCTTTacaaggaaaatttaaaaaggttATTAAGTTTGAATTTCTCCTATTTTTCCCATAAAGCAAGAATCTATCTTACACTCTTCCAATACCCTGCATGCACATAATGGTGAATtgattcaggaaaaaaatgtcccTTGCAGTGTAAAGTATTTGTAACTATTGGTAACCTTACCTCTTTTAGCTCTTCATAAGTTATTGccataatattttctttgtcaaTGTATTTATTCCATTCAGAAAGATATTCAAAGTAGCTTCCCCAGGCcactaaataaaacaaaaagatcCCAAGATGAAGCTTAAACTAAGATTATACAAATTTTACTCATTAAGCTGTCTCAGCCAAGGGATTTATTAATTATGTCCATGGCAGAGTTTCCATCCTTCTGTGGGAATTATAGGTTTTGCTCCAGGCTCAGGCATATGATACCACTAGcaagtcagaaaaataaaatttggtaGTATTTCAAAACAGCTGTGAGTCCACCAGAAAGTTGTCATCTTGCAGACCATCTTGTAAGGCTCCCTTAATCCAGTCTAAAACCGTATTGTACCTTCCCTTCTGCTGGCCATGTGCTACATTAAACTCATAACTTTAAACTAGttctattaatttttctctttttaatgcATTAGACTTAGttctatttttaattcagtagacttattaaaaataattacttttattcCATTTGGCATGGAGGTGATTATAAATCTCCGTGGACACAAAATAATGGACATGGGACAATGGGGGTAAAGAGGACACAAGACAGAGATAAGGTGGAACTGCTTCTTCTAGGAAAAACAGCAGTTTGTACAAGTTAAAGAAGTCCATGGAAGTACAGTTTTGACAAATATTTATCCTCAAGCAGTAAGACAAGTAGGGTAAACTTcagttcagatttttaaatctctgtctttaatctctgcttttgtgctgtaaatgaaaaaatcctAGTGAAGCTGATTTACCAAAGTACAAGAGTTTTTAGACAAAGACAAAGCATTGGATAATTGACAAATATATATGGTACCTTTCTTTGACATGAAATCTGTGAAGAAATCATCCCAGGTGTCATAGGAGGGAAGAATGCCCAGGCCattggaaaaatggaaaaaagatgTTGCTACATCTTTGGGATTACGAACCAGTAACAatatctaggaaaaaaaattaattaataatttattgaGAAAGACATGGCAGACTatagcattaaaaaagaaataataataatatattttataactGCAGATTGGGATTTCTAATACCTTGGGTGCTACTTGCAGAAGTAGCAATTTCATTCCAAATGCAGAAGGTGCAGTATTTAACTTTTCTTTGTTACAATGAGAAGGTGGTTGcctttattattgttttttgCTGATTAACCAAATTATTTAAGCAGAATCTAAGTATGTTTTGCACAATACCAACATAGTTCATCATTTAAATAGCAGGGAAAAttcattaaatataaattttcccTGAAATGTGACACATTGCAAAAATGCACACTTGTAACAATGTCATAAAATTCCTCCAACAGGAAATCATGTCAAAGTACATTTTGGCTCAGGAGGATTTGATCCAGCCCTGCAACTCTCTTGTGAAAACTATCACAGAGGTGCCAATAAGAGAAAAGTGGGGTTAGCTGAGATGGATGGCAATACTTAAACAGTCATGTAGAAATGGCCAGGCTAAACATTTAAGAGTGATTCTGAAAATtagcagaaaattaatatattggaaaaaaaagcctcttgaagtatttgcttttaatacattaaaatcAGCAATTACcttgactttttttctgaagatagACGTGGGAAGATTCTCAGGACGGAGATGAGTAGCCATAAATCTTGGAGAAGGTAATTTCAacattctctttaaaaattgGACAGTTCAGTGAATACAAGTATTCTTTTCATTAACCTATGCTAAAATATTGCCTTGATAAACTTATCAACAGTTATTTGCCAATAGaagtggattttggggtgttttggtgAGTGTTGCCCTGGGATATTAGTGGGCTTCTCTAGCTCTAATCTCCAAAAGCCCATGAACAATTGGGAAAAGACAATCCATTGTTAGTTCTCTTCAGTGGTAAAACTCTTCAGTTCTGTTAGACACGGGATCACATCTAGAGGTAGGGTACAGATTAACTATATGTGAAAGCTGGAGTATCTGAAGGACTGAGAGAAGGGATGAGGAAGAAGAACTAATAAAGAGACAAAAGCTCATATTTCATAATTTGACACTTCATGAAGCTCTTCTTGAATATAAAAGAGGCTACATTAAATTTCTGAAGCTCTTTTGTATCTCATAGGTACGTGCTCGTGTCACTCCCACTGAAGTGTTCATTTATCCCCTCTGATAATCCAGATGAGATTAATCCCACCAAATGCCACATGAAGAGAACTGGTAAAATTGTTACCAAACAATGGAATAGTTCATACATCATATATTCAGTGtttgaaatacataattttaataatttctataCATAATATCCTGTTCCCACCTCATATTTCTCAGGATCTCCAACTTCAAGGTAAGGGAATTCTTCTAGTTTTTCCTTACCCAGTGTTTTCTTTTGAGATATGGCTATGAGGTCATTTAAGATTTGACTTAGCCAGTTTGTacctgaaagcagaaaaatacagaattgcGTGTAAAACTTCtagaatgaacagaaatggatTTACTAGGGAAGTCAAGAGGTGGGAGTACCACCAGGTGAGTTGCTTGTCCTCCTTTCATGTGATACAATCATAGCTGAGTATCTGAACAATCACCTCCCAGGGTCCTGCCCTTGATCCTCATAAGGACATATTTCTTCAATTTAAACAGTTCAGTACATCATAAACTAAATTGTACTTTTTAAACCATCTAACTAACAAGGGGGAAGAACCAACTAGTGAAACCTGCATTAATGTAAAAAGTGTTATTGTGACAAATATAAGGGAGACGGGGTCATAAACCTGACCTTAAAATGTAATGTATTAAGTGTTGTTTTCTGGTGTGCTGGGTCACAGTGCTTCAACACAGGAGCAGAACTAGATATGAAAATTGTGCACTCATTTTCTTTAACAATAAGAAAAAACTCTATGAAGGTACATTTCCTATACACATTTATTATCTTTTTGTCCAAAAGGTAACAAAGAGCCTGCAGAGATCTCGCATCTCTAATTTACCATTTCCTGACTTCTGGGCACTGCGTGCCTACATCTTTCTCACTGCAGTCTTAACAACTGCATTCAAGTGTATAACtattcttcaaaaagaaaatacaataaaaaaggaaaaacttcaCAATCCTGTCAGCTCTGACTATCTGCTGTAAGTCAGGGTGAATGGATTGCTGGAAGAGAGAAGCAGCTAGATTGAAGTGATTATAGGAGGAACATCTAAGTCAAACCATTAACTGTCATGTGGACCAGTGTTTCAGGCAGAAGGAACAAATAGATAGGGTAAACTTGCAACCTTAGCAAGGATCTCGTCTTGATTTTCCAATAGTTGAAGAACAGTGTAATCACTTCAAGGAcgacaaaatatttttgatagCTATTTCCTGACATCTATGTGAAATAAACTAAAGAACATTCTGCATCTGAAGGTACCAAAAGCTCTATGCTGTGTAAAAACTTAAAACTTCTAACTTTACAAACATAAATGAGAGATAAGATGGTGCAGTATGGAGAGGTCTAGTTATCTCTGGTGTAAAAAGCTATTTGGATTCTCTCCAATTTGTGAATTTAACTTCATAACTATGAAAAGTAAAGATAGCAAAAATCTTTATGAgctagagaaaagaaaatcatgtTGTTTTTCTCAGTCTTTTGGAAAATTTCCCGTACGAAATATTActaattaatttgtttcatttttgaaatTGAAATCAGCTTTAAAAGATTTTGTGAACATCGTCAACactattatttataataatataaaatagtATGTatcataaaatatatattgcatATATTTAGTACAAACCTTGCAGCTGGCTATTACAGAAccttttttaagaaaaaaaaaattaaaatatattcaccGGATTTAGGGTAACCAGCCAAAATGACATCATCACTTCTGGCTTCAAAGGACTCCAAGGCTTTAAATGCTTCAGGACTGCAAATCGTGGTAGGATAGAGAATTCCCTTGTGAGAAAACATCATTTCATCGCGTTTCATTACGCTGCCAGCTGCTACTCCTTTAGCTATTAAATCAGTAAATGCTTTCCTGGAGTTCTCCATTCTTCTTCtctctgtcacacacacagactctGTCACAGTGTGAAATGCTATGTAGAAGGAGAAGCCCACAGATTGTCCTTTAATAGGTGCTCAGTttgttatttgggttttttttcttgacccTATGAACAATAATTTACCTCTTTCTGAACATATGAGGAAATAGGCCATTCCAGTCAAAGGTCATAGGTAACATGAACCTTTGAAATCAATAGAAGTTGAACAGACAAACAAGATAAGCAGCCAAATGCAATTGCCTTCTAAGATAAATGACTTAGATAATTTCAAAACATCATGGCAAACAGTCTGTGATTACAACACAGAGTTTATAAGCAGAACATAACACAATAGAATTACATAAATTGCAGGTTGGAATTTAAATGCCATGATCAAAATCCTCAAGGCACTTCATCTCTTTCCAGTACTCACTGCTGGGATTTTCTTTATTATATCACTCATCATTCTCACCAAAGTCAGATAAAATGTGTTGGGATTGAGAGAGAAAATGTTCAGTGCACTAGAGACTGAGCTGTGGACAGTCCTATGAGTGTGGCCGACTGCTCCCTCCAGCTGGAGCCcaggtgggcacaggggcaTGTGCACTCTTTGGCCACTCATCAGACTGCACTGCAGAGGTCTGTTTTTCTGGTGCTTACACAAAAATTACTCATTTATCCATTTGTTTAATGAGATCAATCATTTAACAACTGATCAATCCTTAGGGAGTTGGTAATAATATAATCCTAGCTATAGTAATTAGTGTTTGTCATGCACTTCAGATGACAAGCTGCTGACTGCACTAACTCTGACAAAAGCACTGGCTTTAGGCTTGAGGTTCAATACTTAAGTCTCTGGCAAAGAATGGataagccaaaaaaaaaaagagaaaataattctccCCCAAAATTTTTGCCAAGAATTTATATGCAATCTCTTCTTATTGCTATCTAGTGAATGCTGCGTTTTGGGCCCTGGAAGGAAGAGGACCAGCACTTACATACCTACAGGCTTTTGCTATCTCCTGTCCCTGAGGGATTCAGTCCTGGTCCCTGAGGCATAATGCAATGCTCATGGGCTGACCCAGCCCTACATTTTTACATCTACTTTTTCCAGTCCATagaaaatctttgcttttttaatcCGAACATGTTCTTTCATCTTACTTTCCATATTTCTTAAGTCAAATATATTCCCTACATAGAGATTTGCTTCACTGCATAAAGTTGAAGGGATTTTGCATtcaaaacaagataaaaatagTCAACAGTTTCACAGTTCACCAGACTCACTAATCTGTTCATGAAATAAATTTCCACATATCATTTGGAAAAGACAATATTTATGTCTCTTTTCAAGTGAAAAATTTCTGTCATTTAAGTAATTTTCTGCCAACATTTATGACTTTTCTGCTTCATAGTAACACAAAAGTTGCCGCCTTTGAAGAATGAATGCCGATATTTAATGAGAAAACTCCTATATACTCACAGATTTTACCATTCTTTTTTAGAGTATTCTTACTCTGATTATATTTTCCTTGACATAGCAGGAAATGTTTTTGAAGGTCAGTCTTCCAGGCCTTTCTCTTCCAGCCAATAATAGAAGAGTCCTTAATGATTCTTAAGATAGCATAGACACCTGGGGCCAGTCCAGTTTCAAATCTGTCTCAGCATATGTCTTGAAAACTGTATTTCCCATTTTATATTGCAATTTTATAACAGCTGTAGGTACAGACTGCATCAGAATTGCCGAGATCTAAAAGTCAGTGTGTCAACAGAAATGCTCCTGTTGGTGTAGAGTGCCAGGTTAGTATATTAAATTTTCACTCCTCATGAATTCCAGAGCTGTTGCCACACTTAGTCTCTGTCTCATGACCAGCAGCAGAAGCTACTTAGTGACTGGGGTCCATCAAAGCCTCAGGAAGGAGTGAGGCCAATGACCAGAGGCCATCAAGGCTAGCTCTGCTGGATGACCGTTTTCTATCATAACATTTATGGTTTAAGGTTATGAATGGATTTTCATCCATCACCTGAAAGAGACAGGTAAGAATGATTACTATATCATACAAAGAATTTCAGGTTAAATGGCACAAGTCCTTAATGAAGACCTTATTATACACAAACCAGATTGTATAGTGGGAAAATGTTTCACTAATTAGATCTAATTTACTGCCACACTTCCCAGCTGAGCCCTTACTAACCTTTTCTAGCTGTTAACTTGGGTAAAAGTAGAGTGATCCCCAGCTAGGGTGGCACATACCAAGTACAAGCACACTGTGGAAGTGGAAGAAATGCAAACTTGAATATTGTCAGGTTGGAGAATTGCAGGATGagggagaaattaaaaacataactTTGAAGAGAGGGATAAGGAGCTGGTCTGGACAAATGCCCCCATGAGTGAGGCAATAGATTTTGTATATCAAAAGCACTCTTGTATTAAAAAAGCAGATGTGTTTTTATGAGTATTGAAtcttttttaattgatttatgAACTTTATTCACTCCACAGAAATATTGATGCAACACCTGAAAAGAGCAAGTAGCAAAACCTGTCATCTGTTATGTGGGGAACTAGTTAT belongs to Oenanthe melanoleuca isolate GR-GAL-2019-014 chromosome 3, OMel1.0, whole genome shotgun sequence and includes:
- the LOC130251325 gene encoding sulfotransferase 6B1-like; its protein translation is MENSRKAFTDLIAKGVAAGSVMKRDEMMFSHKGILYPTTICSPEAFKALESFEARSDDVILAGYPKSGTNWLSQILNDLIAISQKKTLGKEKLEEFPYLEVGDPEKYERMLKLPSPRFMATHLRPENLPTSIFRKKVKILLLVRNPKDVATSFFHFSNGLGILPSYDTWDDFFTDFMSKKVAWGSYFEYLSEWNKYIDKENIMAITYEELKENPALGVKNIAAFFGIPLTEEELQLVVERSSFQSMKKNSEKTHGSFGNVFFRKGGVSDWKNLFSEEQNEKMDKVFEEQVAGTKLGKKLKYDVYCKA